TATCACTTtgatatttaattatactttctttgtttaaatatatttccttcattttgtAATTCTTGCAACTTTTGAACTTTTAACACTTTCACATATTTTACTTAATTTGACTTTTATTGGTGATCTATATTATATAGTGAAGAGCTAAGGGCAATAACGTAATCTCACTTTTGGTGTCTCCtttctaaaatattaaaatacccttactaactcacattaatacttatttcaaaatacaataaaaaaagtaaaatcaATCAATTACGTTAACTAactaataaaaagtaaaaatgtAAATGATTCTGTTGGTTATAGCTAACTAATTACGTTAAAtgtgttaattaattatgcatatTTTGACTAATATACAATAAATTATAATCATGAGAATAATTATAATCAAGAGAATATATTAAcatatattctaacaatattatccTTAAATTATGACAAAAATAACCGCTAGAAAAAAGTCCAAGATACAAAAaggaataataattaaaatataagatGAGCAATAAAATCGTAAATTTACTTACTCCAATTCAAAAACTTAAATTTTGCTATTAGATGGGAAATAAAATCGTAAATTTTCTTCCACCATTATTGTCGGTCACGCTTTCCCTACCTTCTCTTTTCACTTCACTTCAATTCTTATTAAATTGTGAATTCATTTCTCTTTTTAGCACCAACACCAGTACGTCCATCTCCATAATAAAACCCCAATATACTTCATATTAAGCATACCCTATTGCACATAGGCTCATCGGAAGGAAAACAAACAATATCTCCATTAAATTTCCCCCGCAAGAGAAAAAATTATTGATACATTAAGAATTTAGGATAACAACGTTATACAAAACACCACAAATTCACACTTCAAAATGACGTAATAGAACGAACCCATTAAATGTTAACAAACAGGGATGAGAGATCGAGAGATAGGTGGTGATTATGGTTGCCAATTTTGCGATATTCCCTTCAATGATGTTGGTGTACATTATCGTTGTTATCGACAAAAGATGAGAGATAGTCGAAGAactgagagaaagagagaagagTGTGGAATGTGGACGTGTTAGAATATTTAGTTTGAAAATATATTCTCTTATGCTAGTTATTTACTTTGACTTACGTATAGTTCGTACACATATATTCTCTTATGTTATTTACTTTGACTAACGTATTGTAATATTTTATAACTAAGAGAATATATTCTAAAAGAATAATTGTTTTTAAAGGTAACAAGATAATTTTTTGATAAGAGCGTCAATGATCTTTTAGTGCTCTTCGAAACTTAGGTACCTTAAATTAGTTTTGGGTCTTGACTAAAGAGAGTTGTCGAATCAGATAACGTGGGTACGATCATATCATATTTTAGAATAGATACTTTTAGTAAGGAAATTTTGGTTATGTAATTTCATGAAATAATATTAGTTataataatatcaattttttttaaataatatgaTTGATACAAAAATATGTGTAGCTTTATATTTTGAAATGGACGAAAATAATGTTAATTATGTTCTACAAATCCATTGGACAGAGGAGTACACGCATGTTGTTACGCAAATATTGTGAGcagaataaaaagtaaaacacaCTGTTTTATATGTTCATTTTCTTCATCATGTAAGACCATGAGTCCATCCTTTCACTATTTAGATGTTTTAAATAGAGACGGTGTATTAATTTTCTTTAAATTAACTTTGTGAACAACTTTTCTCGCCTTTTATTTGTTGTAATGAGTTGTGATAACgcagtttttagtttttatagaaatgcacgcatcgcgtgcatataagattaGTTTATATGTAAGATAAGACGCAGTCATGTGGATTTGGTTAGATTCGTCTCAttgtttattttcaaaatataaaatttttataagtctttttaaagataattaaagaacattaatgatcaaagttgtgaaTTGACATTAGTGAAAGTGACCAACCTTGCGAGTAACAACGAACGAAGGAAGTATATACTCATCTTTCGATTACCCCATGTTTTCCAAAGGTGCATCTTTGCACAAGAATTATATTAtctccgtatttaattaaaagatacactttatATAATCGGCCGTATTTAATTAAACGATACACTCTCCTTTTTTGGCATGTCACGATccccacttccaattatattaatatttttctccTTCTTGTGAACTTATCGCTTAATCATTTTtactacaataaataattcacccacaatcccactttcatcttatattttaataaattcaacgcactctcctaaaactacgtGTCGACCAAagtgtatattttaattaaatacagagggagtactagCTTATTTTACCTATTCTAACTTACGGGGTATTATTGAAACTTACTGTAGTTATAAATTGAGcatattttcttttgaaaagAACGAATGATGCATTTTCCTCTCTAATCTCTCGCTtattggtgatttatatgtaagataaaacataatcatgtgGATCTTGCTAGATTCATCTCAATgtatattttcgaaatattaactttttataatttttatttgaaGAGAATTAAAGAATATTAataatcaaagttgtgcattgacatttGTGAAAGTGACCGACGTTGTAAGTAAAAACGAACGTAGGAATTGGTTCaacgcttaactaattggtttggttgcataactaattggtttcgttgcttaactaattgaatttcagacttAAGTAATTGATTTcagtggttaactaattagttaaagtgaATAAGTAATTGGTTCCAGTGCAAAGGTAGTCTAACCGTTAGGCAATCTTTCCTTAAAGAttgtatataaaataaaataaataataaaaaaaaaaactagtgaGAGGAGTGTCTTGTATCAGCAATGAGTATGTGTTGTGTTACTTTACTTGTGTATATAAACAGTGAAGCATAGTTGTTGGTAGGACTCCAAAGAGGCAGGCAGGCAGGCAGCCAAATCCTTTAAAATTATAGGAGAACCAATTAAGACTAATTATTATTCACAAATTAACTATATCAATTAATTACTATTAATAATaatcatattattattatgggaagaTCTCCATGTTGTGATGAAATTGGGCTGAAGAAAGGGCCATGGACCCCAGAAGAAGATCAGAAGCTTATCAATTACATCCACAAACATGGCCATGGCAGTTGGAGAGCTCTTCCTAAACTTGCAGGTAACTATCCCTTAATTATCTTTAGCCGGATACTTAATTATCCCTTAATTATCTTAGCCGGATACTTAACTACGATCCCTTAATCTTTTGGATAATTAACTATCCCTTGAGTGTTCGATCATATTGTTAAATTTTGTTTGGAACATTTCAGGTTTGAACAGATGTGGGAAAAGCTGTAGGTTAAGGTGGACAAATTATCTAAGGCCGGATATCAAAAGAGGCAAATTTACGCCCGAGGAAGAACAAACAATTCTTAACCTCCATGCTATCCTTGGTAACAAGTAAGCATACTCTTTATCTTGATTTACATAACGATACTAaagctttgaaaaatgtgtctgaaatttgaaaactttgaCGGTAAAATTCCGTTATTCATATATTAAAATATATCATGTGAGATCTTGCTAGAGTCGTATTAATATGGCCTGGTTTGGCAATTAGCGGTTAGGTGTAACATATCGGATTAATAGTTTTGTCTAACTGATTGAATTAGCAGTTTTGACTAGCTGAtgaaagtgtttggtaaatacgGAGGGTCTGTTAGGTGTTTGAGCATGTAAATGACAAATAAGCGAGatgaattgaaatattatactgcttaattttaaattactaattattaaaatgatagatatatatttaatttgttCCCATCCTCTAATTTCTTCCCAATCCTGAACAACCAAATGCGCACAGACTATGTATTTCAAGatattaacattttttttaattttttctcatacGAAACTAGAATATTAACGTGTAAAAAACTTAATAAAACGTACTGTAGGTAGTATACTTTATAAATGAATTATAGGGAGTCTGATCCTAGCTAttctttttttaaatttttttttctttgcctatccattaattaattactaattaacataataatatgAGCAGGTGGTCAGCAATTGCAAACCATCTACCAGGAAGAACAGacaatgaaatcaagaatttCTGGAACACACACTTGAAGAAGAAGCTAATTCAAATGGGTTTTGACCCGATGACCCACCGCCCTCGAACCGACATATTTTCAAGCTTGCCTCACCTCATAGCCTTAGCAAACCTCAAGGATTTAgtggacaacaacaacaactctTGCTGGGAAGAACAACAATCAATTAGACTTCAAACTGAGGTTGCTAAACTTCAATACTTACAATATCTTCTTCAACCACCTAATAATTATCCCATGCCTAACCTAGACATGGACACCCTTAATCTTTTGAACTCCCTCCCCTCTGCATTTTCCACCAAGGATTATGGTGATTTGGATAGTCCAAACCCGTTCGATGGTATCCGTGATCACTTGCCGGGTCTAAAAACCCTAGAAACACCAGCTAATAATTTCGTAACAAGTGATAATCAAGTTCAAGATCAAGTTTGTGAATATACAGTTTTAAGCCATGGGGAGAATTCATCAACTTCTCCTTGGCTTCCTTCTTCTCCGTCACCACCGCCACCTCCGGTTACCACCATCGCTACCGCCACCGCCACCTCGGCCCAACAACTAGTAGATTGTTGCACCACCCCTACTACTACTTGTACTAGTGGCTTCTGGCCTGATCATCTCCTCCTTGACGACTCCTTGTTTAACGATATTCCATAGTAcgtaattattatttaatttggtAAATTTTATAGAGTATTTATTTTTCATACATATATATGCTGAGTACTGTGAAAAATTAAGGGTTTGTACTATATTTGCACCGTACCCTTATACGTACACTTTTGAACTATTATGATCACCATATTGATGATGTCATCATGCTACCGTATACATGCTTGGTAATATGGATTATGGAAATACTTCTGTTTTATTTTTATCGTTTAATGGATTATGGTGTAACGTCGTAGTACGTATTACTTACAGTTTAGAGTCAAATTTAGCACATGATAAATTATTAGTTATAATAAGAACTCCCTAGTCGGCTGGTCCGTAACGTATATGATATCGTTTTCGTTAGATATGGACCTGATTAGCATTCTCCAATCTCCATACATTGATACTAGTAGGATGGGAAATTGGGAACAGTACGTTACGTTAGTGAAAATTTCCTGATTTGGTTCCGAAAATTAGTTACCAACCCAAGATGTTTCTTCATTTGCTTACCTGCCGGATTGCTGGTAAGACCAAAAGCCTGCAAATATGCATCGCTTTCTCCAATTCTGATGACGGTTAATACGCAATGAATTTTAGGCACTTTTTCTTCTACGTACTCACTGGAAAAAATAACATCATCAATATTTAGCCATACGATATCTACGTAGATAAAATAGATATATAAATCACaattttaaagaaaagtgatgtAAAAGGATCCTCTAATGATGAGCAGATGAGTATAGGTATCAGAACCTGTTGAAGCACCCAATATATCCTCCGTGAACCCATGGAGTGTGTAGGAGACTGGCCAAACCAACCCCAAAAGGTACAAATTTGCCAAAATACACCACTTTATTTGATGCTAACAAATGGGTTTTTATGATTGCAAACTTCTTTATATGACCATAGAAAACATTACCCAAAATTTTAGTAGCTTTCGAGACCGCCACCGGAACCTACAAGTTCGATCGGTAAAAAACGGTGCACGTGTTTAGcctttaattttggaaaatttaGACATGTTTAAAACCCAAAAAGGTTTGGGGTCCGGATGCTTCCTACATACCCCATTGGTCTCCATGGgacatattgggtgcttagaaccatcaaCTTGGACTCTAGCCAATTTTCGTAAAAACACATGTTGTCGAATCAAGTCCATCTTGGGGCTTTTTCAAATTTCATTAGAGCATCTCCAACGGTAAGCTAATTTATAAATTAGTTTGTCATGTCACATAATATTTCAAGCTACTTCCCTTTCTAGCTAGTTAGTACTTTAGTGGTTATCTACTAGCTTGATATTTATTGTAGTCATATTTGTCAatcaatatttaaattaaattaaatttaatattatttcattggcgaagttttttcaagcaaattagcttagaTAAGCTAATTTGCATGGCTTTGCTTGACCAATTTAATTTGCTCGGCCAAGCTAATTTATATATATCATTTAAGCTCTAATGGTAAAGCAAGTATCTTAAAATTACTAAAAGTTGCAAGCAAGTCCCTAGTATTGGAGATGGtctccgtttcgaaataatgtgGATAGTTACATTTTCACGATTGCCAATGTAAATCTTTGGACATTAATATATCAAATTTTGTAttcgtaaaaataataaaaagttgTTATTGCGAAAGTACGTATTGAGAAGAATCAAACAAGACTTCACATGACCATATTTTTCCTTAATTACCTATAACTTACAAATGATAGTCGATCAAATAGaaatttgtgaatagtgtcaaaagtcaaagtgtCCCTATTATTTCGAATCGGAAGAAGTATGACCATAGGAAACATTCCCAAAATTTTATAAGATTCCGAGTCCATGCACCGCAACCTCCAAATTTGGTTAAAAACGATATAGCTTTCAATCTTGGAAAATCTGGACATTTTAGAAACCCGAAAAGGTTAGAGATACGGACGCACCCACATACCAATAGGTCCTCGATGGCATATTGGGTGCTTAAAACCATCTAATTGGCTTCTTAAATGACATTTGGCCGATTTACTCAAAAACACGTGTTGTCATATATATCAAGGTTATTCTGAGGCTTTAAATGACAAACACGTGGGTTTTTATGATTCTAAATTTACTTATATGACCATTGCAAAAAAATTCCAGAATTTTACTTGCATTTTGCAAGAATGGGCCCGGGAACCATcaaattctgtaaaaaaaaatggtGTATTATATGGACGTTTTTGGAATCCGGAAAGGTTAGAGGTTCAGACAGTTCTCACATATCCCATGGATCCTAGGTCTTAGAACCATCTTCTTGGTTTCTTAAATGATATTTTAGGCGATTTTCTTAAAAACACATGTTGTCGAATCAAGGCCATTACGAGGCTTGACCAAGTGAGTTTTTATGATTCCAAACTTTATTATAAGACTATAGAAAACATTTCCCAAAATTTTAGAACTTTTCAGAGTTTCCGAGCCCGAGCCTCGAAAACCACAAATTTGGTCAAAACGTTGTATTATTGTAGCTTTCAATTTTGGCAAATTTGAACATTTTTGGAACCCAAAAAGGTTAGAGGACCGGACGTTTCACGCATACCCatggtcatattgggtgcttagaaccatctcctccGCTTCTTAAATGACATTTTAGCCGATTTTCTTAAGAACGCATGTTTTCAAATCATGACCATTCCAGAGTTTCAAGTTACCAAAAAGTGGATTCTTACAGTTCCAAACTATATGCCCCCTTGCCCATTGTGATTCTTTCTGTTGCCGTTTGACTttgcaatttggattatacagcTGGGTGCACAATGAATATTATGTACCCTAATAATTCAACGAGCATCTAATGAATatgtaaattgattttattatatATGTACAAGCGGCATATTTAAAATATGAAGTATGCTATTTGGATTTGAACTATACGCTCATTTACCATTTGTTCTTTGTTGttgaattatattttcatttaaaAATAGGGCCATATTTTGGTTTGACTTGCTACTTGCTACTGTACATCAAAGTTTTGTAGATTGCCGATTCGTAGAATCGTAGCCCATATCCAAGTTTCAAATCCTAAGGCCCAAACATACacatcagaagaaaaggaaacgTAGCAGATCAACCGGATCCGATAAACACTGTGAATTGTGGCCGTCAATTTCCCCGGCGCCACCGTTATCAACAATGGCGGCCACCTCCTCATCATTGGAGTCCTTAATCCTTCAACTCCACGACATTTCTGCCGTTAAATTCGGCAATTTCAAGCTGAAATCCGGCATAGCTTCCCCAGTGTACATAGACCTCCGCCTCATCGTATCCTACCCTAAACTCCTCTCTCAAATCTCCCAAACCCTAATTTCCGCCGTTGACTCCGCCTCTCCTCCCGCCACTTACGACGTCATCTGCGGAGTCCCTTACACCGCCCTTCCCATCGCCACCGGAGTCTCAGTGGCGAACAACATTCCGATGCTGATGCGCCGTAAAGAGGTTAAGTCGTACGGAACTGGTAAAGCTATTGAAGGTGTTTATCAACCTTCCCAAACTTGCCTAATTATTGAAGACCTTGTTACTAGTGGCGCCTCTGTTCTTGAGACGGCTGGTCCTTTGAGAGATTTTGGCCTTAAGGTTAATGACGCTGTTGTTTTGATTGACAGGTCAGCTCTTTTTTATGAAATGGCATTttgtctttttgtttttttttttggggttgaTCCGGATtcgttttttcgcatatctgatatgtTTGGAAACACACATATTAACTAAAAaaacaaatagctaaaagacaaaaaaggaagtacctaCGATTCTGTAAAATGAAAAGTACCATTTGTGTTcagaaaagtaccatttaattattatttttgtcctttttcctattttgtcttatgTTCTAATATATATTTccccatacatatctgatatgtatttgtacttcctcgGTTGATCCGTAGTCCGtactattattt
This genomic stretch from Spinacia oleracea cultivar Varoflay chromosome 3, BTI_SOV_V1, whole genome shotgun sequence harbors:
- the LOC110800089 gene encoding transcription factor MYB53 — translated: MGRSPCCDEIGLKKGPWTPEEDQKLINYIHKHGHGSWRALPKLAGLNRCGKSCRLRWTNYLRPDIKRGKFTPEEEQTILNLHAILGNKWSAIANHLPGRTDNEIKNFWNTHLKKKLIQMGFDPMTHRPRTDIFSSLPHLIALANLKDLVDNNNNSCWEEQQSIRLQTEVAKLQYLQYLLQPPNNYPMPNLDMDTLNLLNSLPSAFSTKDYGDLDSPNPFDGIRDHLPGLKTLETPANNFVTSDNQVQDQVCEYTVLSHGENSSTSPWLPSSPSPPPPPVTTIATATATSAQQLVDCCTTPTTTCTSGFWPDHLLLDDSLFNDIP